The Terriglobales bacterium genome contains a region encoding:
- a CDS encoding PilZ domain-containing protein, whose amino-acid sequence MSKVSGTSQPAAAPETGEHRRVDRRKHPRYSVNGGAAEVRQQGGGSRIWARFTDISLGGCYLEIMSPLPVLTYIRFVLTLGEQQVQGKGQVMASHPQFGVGVQFIDLSAADRQMLESWIARLAAPKAGPPVGRRLGESPARTLDKESAALLVQTVTEFFLSKPTMSREEFLQMVEARHKASKDGDGQAESLKPA is encoded by the coding sequence TTGAGCAAGGTAAGTGGGACCTCACAGCCCGCCGCGGCGCCCGAGACCGGCGAACATCGCCGCGTGGACCGCCGTAAGCATCCCCGCTATTCCGTCAACGGCGGCGCAGCGGAGGTCCGGCAGCAGGGAGGGGGCAGCCGCATCTGGGCCCGGTTCACCGATATCAGCCTGGGCGGCTGCTACCTGGAGATCATGTCGCCCCTGCCCGTGCTCACCTATATCCGTTTTGTCCTCACACTGGGGGAACAGCAGGTGCAAGGCAAAGGGCAAGTGATGGCGTCGCACCCGCAATTTGGCGTAGGCGTGCAGTTCATCGATCTGAGCGCCGCTGACCGTCAGATGTTGGAGAGTTGGATTGCGAGGCTGGCGGCGCCCAAGGCCGGGCCTCCCGTCGGCCGCCGCCTCGGCGAGAGCCCGGCGCGCACCCTGGACAAGGAGTCCGCGGCGCTGCTGGTGCAGACGGTCACCGAGTTTTTTCTCAGCAAGCCGACCATGAGCCGCGAGGAGTTCCTGCAGATGGTCGAGGCGCGCCACAAAGCCAGCAAAGACGGCGACGGCCAAGCCGAGTCGCTCAAGCCGGCGTAG